From the genome of Ornithobacterium rhinotracheale, one region includes:
- a CDS encoding DUF4298 domain-containing protein yields the protein MKEISLKEAEKRMEACEEDLKVLQDFNQAMDRIAKNIALLDEYYGNQYLKDVQNPANKDVYSAVLSEDGIWNLLAEIHWEKIDILKKIVKDLR from the coding sequence ATGAAAGAAATATCGCTTAAGGAAGCCGAAAAACGCATGGAAGCCTGCGAAGAGGATTTAAAAGTGTTGCAAGACTTTAATCAAGCTATGGATCGCATTGCAAAAAACATAGCTCTGCTCGATGAATATTACGGAAATCAATATTTAAAAGATGTGCAAAATCCTGCGAATAAAGATGTGTATTCTGCCGTATTGAGCGAAGATGGCATTTGGAACCTCCTTGCCGAAATCCATTGGGAGAAAATCGATATTCTCAAGAAAATTGTGAAAGATTTACGCTAA
- the hisS gene encoding histidine--tRNA ligase has product MKPALAKGTRDFMPQEVQRRQYIIQKLQKNFQLYGFAPIETPAFENLSTLTGKYGEEGDRLIFKILKSGDFLQKLKPEDLSANPSTVAPKISDKALRYDLTVPFARFVVQHQNELNFPFKRYQIQPVWRADRPQKGRFREFYQCDADVVGSESLWQEVELIQLYDAGFSDLGLGVEIHLNNRKILSGLAEVANISAQLIDFTVALDKLDKIGKVAVQEEMLSKGISQEALEILSPIFDITGDFSAQLEQLKPILAPSEIGLKGIEELQFINEQIQALGLKKSSLILNLTLARGLDYYTGAILEVKAKGVEMGSIGGGGRYNDLTGIFGLKNMPGVGISFGLDRIYLVLEELNLFPNFATQNQKILFANFGEKEALAAMSVVQKLRAQGICAELYPESAKMKKQFSYADRGAFTHVAIIGTQEMQEGKLALKDLKTGEQESLSQEEFLERFKA; this is encoded by the coding sequence ATGAAACCAGCCTTAGCCAAAGGAACCAGAGATTTTATGCCGCAGGAGGTGCAACGCAGGCAATACATTATTCAGAAATTACAAAAGAATTTCCAATTGTATGGTTTTGCACCTATCGAGACACCTGCTTTTGAAAACCTCTCAACACTCACAGGAAAATATGGAGAAGAAGGAGATCGCTTGATTTTTAAAATTCTAAAATCAGGAGATTTTTTACAAAAATTAAAACCAGAAGACTTATCGGCAAATCCTAGCACCGTGGCTCCCAAAATCTCGGATAAAGCACTGCGTTATGATTTAACGGTGCCCTTTGCCCGTTTTGTGGTGCAGCACCAGAACGAGCTCAACTTCCCATTCAAGCGTTACCAAATTCAGCCTGTGTGGCGTGCCGATCGTCCGCAAAAAGGGCGTTTCAGAGAATTTTATCAGTGCGATGCCGATGTAGTAGGTAGCGAGTCGCTGTGGCAAGAAGTGGAACTCATCCAGTTGTATGATGCAGGATTTTCGGATTTAGGATTGGGGGTAGAAATCCACCTAAACAACCGAAAGATTTTAAGTGGACTGGCAGAAGTGGCGAATATTTCTGCTCAGCTAATTGATTTCACCGTGGCGCTGGATAAATTAGATAAAATCGGAAAAGTTGCCGTGCAGGAGGAAATGTTAAGCAAAGGAATCTCGCAAGAAGCCCTTGAAATACTCTCGCCGATATTTGATATTACGGGCGATTTCTCGGCACAATTGGAGCAATTAAAGCCAATCCTTGCCCCGTCTGAAATTGGACTTAAAGGAATAGAGGAGTTGCAATTCATCAATGAGCAAATCCAAGCCTTAGGGCTTAAAAAATCCTCTCTAATCCTGAATTTAACCCTTGCCCGAGGGCTTGATTATTATACAGGCGCCATCTTAGAAGTGAAGGCCAAAGGCGTGGAAATGGGCTCCATCGGTGGCGGTGGAAGGTATAACGACCTCACGGGCATTTTTGGACTAAAAAATATGCCAGGCGTGGGCATTTCGTTCGGGTTGGATAGGATTTATTTAGTGCTAGAAGAATTAAATCTGTTTCCAAATTTCGCCACCCAGAATCAAAAGATACTCTTTGCCAACTTTGGTGAAAAAGAGGCACTTGCCGCAATGAGTGTGGTGCAAAAGTTAAGAGCCCAAGGCATTTGTGCAGAGCTATATCCCGAGTCCGCCAAGATGAAAAAACAATTTTCCTATGCCGATAGGGGGGCATTTACGCATGTAGCCATCATTGGCACACAGGAAATGCAGGAGGGCAAGCTTGCGCTTAAAGATTTAAAAACAGGAGAGCAGGAAAGCCTTTCGCAGGAGGAATTTCTTGAGAGATTTAAGGCTTAA
- a CDS encoding BatD family protein codes for MRIEKYLLTLFALLGCFGYGQYAFTVVPSKERVQVGEDFELNFIVTLGDNADMGSIKYPSFNGLKMIGRRQGQQINIINGEKTIQYIETILLRAEKKGKIKIGRASIKINHRLYETSSVQIMVTDAPRVAQRNNYDNQLVFLDLDLSQHSVFPNEPIYATLKLYAKSFEALRRRSDVGAPILDNFEVKQIHTPNSDYRDIKQEVYNNQTYVSEVVGKYILLPQKTGNLDISPFLIQVAIPIDFFDEKIVELYSPEKSIEVKSLPANAPKTFNGAVGSFALKTYVQKKYLRQNKAFEIEVELEGEGSFSTINLPKLKLNKELEVYPPRRREAFKPLNGTEKGKIVDSYVVVPQYGGTYDIPSVEFTYFDLDKKKYVTLHSNAEQVQVEGEPNENINLEDSLAMAVPVDSIATLDTPRETMRSNSPRLEQSSQNSLEDAAHEVENKEAASWWPWAVGLGSIILIIPLFFLFFRKKKEIEQEEKPIITAKDIKNDWNNVTANHTGEEFYRETERILQEIVQLYSQDPSTKSEDEAIAILKMHKNDDFAMAWQALHQKVQMAQYAGINEEHQREIAEACSDLIKNI; via the coding sequence ATGAGAATAGAAAAATATCTCTTAACGCTATTTGCCTTGCTAGGCTGTTTTGGCTATGGGCAGTATGCATTCACCGTGGTGCCCAGCAAGGAGCGTGTGCAGGTGGGAGAAGATTTTGAGCTAAATTTTATCGTAACGCTGGGAGATAATGCCGATATGGGAAGCATAAAATACCCTTCGTTCAATGGCTTAAAAATGATAGGTCGCCGACAAGGACAACAAATTAACATTATCAACGGAGAAAAAACAATTCAGTATATCGAGACTATTCTTTTGCGAGCCGAGAAAAAAGGTAAAATCAAAATAGGTCGTGCTTCGATAAAGATCAATCATCGTCTTTATGAAACCTCTTCCGTGCAAATTATGGTCACCGATGCTCCGCGTGTGGCACAACGAAATAATTACGACAATCAATTAGTGTTTTTGGATTTAGATTTATCTCAACACTCCGTTTTCCCCAACGAGCCTATTTATGCTACGCTTAAGCTCTATGCCAAATCTTTTGAGGCTCTGCGTAGGCGATCAGATGTAGGAGCTCCTATCTTGGATAACTTTGAAGTAAAGCAAATCCACACCCCAAATAGCGATTACCGAGACATTAAGCAGGAGGTGTATAATAACCAAACTTATGTCTCCGAGGTAGTGGGAAAATACATACTCCTCCCGCAAAAAACAGGAAATTTAGACATCAGCCCTTTTCTAATTCAGGTAGCCATTCCCATTGATTTTTTTGACGAAAAAATTGTGGAATTATACTCTCCAGAAAAAAGCATAGAAGTAAAAAGTTTACCCGCCAATGCGCCTAAAACCTTTAACGGAGCGGTGGGAAGTTTTGCTTTGAAAACTTATGTGCAAAAAAAGTATTTAAGACAAAATAAAGCCTTTGAAATCGAGGTAGAGCTTGAGGGCGAAGGAAGTTTTTCTACCATAAATCTTCCAAAACTTAAACTAAACAAAGAACTAGAAGTATACCCACCACGCCGTAGAGAGGCATTTAAGCCACTTAACGGCACCGAAAAAGGAAAAATAGTGGATAGCTATGTCGTGGTGCCACAATACGGAGGAACTTATGATATTCCATCGGTGGAGTTTACTTATTTTGATTTAGATAAAAAGAAATATGTTACCTTGCATTCCAATGCAGAGCAGGTGCAGGTAGAGGGAGAACCCAATGAAAATATAAATTTGGAGGATTCTCTGGCTATGGCAGTGCCTGTGGATAGTATCGCAACATTGGATACGCCACGAGAGACAATGCGAAGCAATTCACCAAGACTTGAGCAATCGTCTCAAAATTCGTTAGAGGACGCTGCTCACGAAGTAGAAAATAAGGAAGCTGCCAGCTGGTGGCCATGGGCTGTGGGTTTAGGTTCTATAATCTTAATAATACCATTGTTCTTCTTATTCTTTAGAAAGAAAAAAGAAATAGAGCAAGAAGAGAAACCAATCATCACGGCAAAAGATATTAAAAACGATTGGAACAATGTAACGGCAAATCACACGGGTGAGGAGTTTTACCGTGAGACTGAACGCATTTTGCAAGAAATAGTTCAGCTGTATAGTCAAGACCCAAGTACTAAGTCTGAAGACGAAGCGATAGCCATTTTAAAAATGCATAAAAACGACGATTTTGCTATGGCTTGGCAAGCCCTACATCAAAAAGTGCAAATGGCACAATACGCTGGAATCAACGAAGAACACCAACGCGAAATTGCGGAGGCATGTAGTGATTTAATCAAAAATATATAA
- a CDS encoding DUF4381 family protein produces MKVKFLKIFIWLFALPAWGQIYTRLSPDRILIGDTASLQIEFIVAENAKVEPPQLGDSLGKYLEIVHKKIDSTREGNRKKFKQIITLTGFEEGKFLVKSLPYVINGKMQLSDARELTVEMPAIDTVLQKIYPIKPIMPEHLSWWERARKYLWQMLAIGVALLVFLVLGVLYFRKLRANRYISEPLLPPYEEALQNLKKLDDLKLLDAQEFNKYYTDLSFIVRRYFSRRYEFPALALLSEDLPHYMRDKAFLNEEESTELYNFLTDADRVKYAKEILSPEKNIFYRNWAEKMIEKTKPLVEEKNDHS; encoded by the coding sequence ATGAAAGTTAAATTTTTAAAAATATTCATTTGGCTTTTTGCGCTCCCAGCGTGGGGGCAAATCTACACCCGTTTGTCGCCAGATAGGATTTTAATCGGAGATACAGCGAGCTTGCAAATCGAGTTCATTGTAGCCGAAAATGCAAAGGTGGAGCCGCCGCAGCTTGGAGATTCACTTGGGAAATATTTAGAAATAGTTCATAAAAAAATTGATTCCACACGAGAGGGAAATCGGAAAAAATTTAAGCAAATTATCACCCTCACAGGCTTTGAAGAAGGCAAATTTCTGGTTAAATCCTTGCCCTATGTGATAAATGGCAAAATGCAACTTTCAGATGCCCGAGAGCTCACCGTGGAAATGCCTGCTATTGATACCGTTTTGCAAAAAATATACCCTATAAAACCCATTATGCCAGAGCATCTATCGTGGTGGGAGCGCGCTAGGAAATACCTTTGGCAGATGCTTGCAATAGGCGTTGCGCTCTTGGTGTTTTTAGTCTTAGGAGTTTTGTATTTCAGGAAGTTAAGGGCTAATCGTTACATCAGCGAGCCATTATTGCCCCCTTATGAAGAGGCTTTGCAGAATTTAAAGAAATTAGATGATTTAAAGTTGCTAGACGCACAGGAATTTAATAAATATTATACGGATTTGAGTTTCATCGTGCGCCGATATTTTTCGCGCCGGTATGAGTTTCCTGCACTTGCGCTGCTAAGTGAGGATTTGCCTCATTATATGAGGGATAAAGCCTTTTTAAATGAAGAGGAAAGCACAGAATTGTATAATTTCCTAACAGATGCCGACCGCGTAAAGTATGCCAAAGAGATATTAAGCCCTGAGAAAAATATATTTTATAGAAATTGGGCAGAAAAAATGATTGAAAAAACAAAACCCTTGGTTGAGGAGAAAAACGACCATAGCTGA
- a CDS encoding MoxR family ATPase, with protein sequence MQEIAELVQAQSVKFSALSKELKKVIYGQDRMVESLLIGLLCNGHILLEGVPGLAKTLAIKTLSDAVHGAFSRIQFTPDLLPADVVGTLIYNAKENDFAIKKGPIFANFVLADEINRAPAKVQSALLEAMQERQVTIGDETFRLEEPFLVLATQNPVEQEGTYPLPEAQMDRFMLKTIITYPDYESERQIMRHNINNTFPKIQPMMEKYELLQARDAVQKIYMDEKIEQYILDIAACSRYPQDFQLPELKDYIQFGTSPRGSINMAKAARAHAFLKGRAYVVPEDVRAVVKDVLRHRIGITYEAEAESINADMIIDKIVNKIPLP encoded by the coding sequence ATGCAAGAGATAGCTGAATTAGTTCAGGCACAGTCCGTTAAATTCAGTGCGCTCTCCAAAGAGCTTAAAAAAGTAATTTACGGACAAGATAGAATGGTAGAAAGCCTTTTGATTGGGCTGCTCTGCAACGGGCACATCTTGCTCGAGGGCGTGCCTGGTTTGGCTAAAACTTTAGCCATTAAAACCCTATCAGATGCGGTACACGGTGCTTTTTCAAGAATTCAATTTACGCCCGATTTATTGCCAGCAGATGTTGTGGGAACCTTGATTTATAATGCCAAAGAAAATGATTTTGCCATCAAAAAGGGTCCTATTTTTGCCAATTTTGTTTTGGCCGATGAGATTAACCGAGCGCCCGCCAAGGTGCAATCTGCGCTGCTTGAGGCAATGCAGGAAAGGCAAGTTACCATTGGCGATGAAACCTTTAGGCTAGAAGAACCATTCTTGGTACTTGCCACTCAAAACCCTGTGGAGCAGGAGGGTACTTACCCTTTGCCCGAGGCGCAAATGGACCGTTTTATGCTCAAAACCATCATCACCTATCCTGATTATGAATCTGAGCGCCAAATTATGCGCCATAATATCAATAATACTTTTCCCAAGATTCAGCCTATGATGGAAAAATATGAATTGCTCCAAGCGCGTGATGCCGTTCAAAAAATTTATATGGACGAGAAGATTGAGCAATATATTTTGGACATAGCCGCCTGTTCGCGCTATCCGCAAGATTTTCAATTACCTGAATTAAAGGATTATATCCAATTCGGAACCTCGCCGCGTGGTAGTATCAACATGGCAAAAGCCGCTCGCGCCCATGCATTCTTAAAAGGTAGAGCCTATGTAGTGCCAGAAGATGTGCGTGCCGTGGTGAAAGATGTTTTGCGCCACCGCATTGGAATTACCTACGAGGCTGAGGCTGAAAGTATTAACGCTGATATGATTATAGATAAAATTGTAAATAAAATTCCGTTGCCTTAA
- a CDS encoding tetratricopeptide repeat protein: MKIFAPIVLKKLLFFSLLICLHFSFAQTLQEREAIAEGNIFYENEDYKSAIVEYSKALIYSANNVKANFNLGNAYYQTKQYQKAETHYQKAAEYSASAKEKADSYHNLGNSQMQQKNYAQAIKSYKKALSIAPKADATRYNLALALRLKNQNKEKSPKHSIKPSEFAKKMKAQASALAEKGLFNDALQLMQKALAKDSTVKHFENYIEKLQEITILDNLK, from the coding sequence ATGAAGATATTTGCTCCCATAGTGCTGAAAAAATTACTGTTTTTTAGCCTTTTAATTTGTCTGCATTTTTCTTTTGCGCAGACTTTACAAGAGAGAGAAGCCATCGCCGAGGGTAATATATTTTACGAGAACGAAGATTATAAATCAGCAATTGTGGAATATTCTAAGGCGTTGATTTATAGTGCTAATAATGTAAAGGCTAATTTTAATTTAGGCAATGCTTATTACCAAACGAAGCAGTATCAAAAGGCTGAAACACACTACCAAAAGGCCGCAGAATATAGCGCCAGCGCCAAGGAAAAAGCAGATTCCTACCATAATTTGGGCAATAGCCAAATGCAACAAAAAAATTATGCCCAAGCCATAAAATCATACAAAAAAGCCCTATCAATTGCCCCCAAGGCAGATGCTACAAGGTATAATCTTGCCCTTGCGCTTAGGCTGAAAAATCAAAATAAAGAGAAGTCGCCAAAACACTCGATAAAGCCCTCAGAATTTGCCAAAAAAATGAAGGCACAAGCCAGTGCGCTGGCTGAAAAAGGTTTGTTTAATGATGCGCTGCAATTGATGCAAAAGGCACTGGCAAAGGATTCCACCGTGAAACATTTTGAAAATTATATCGAAAAATTGCAAGAAATCACTATATTGGACAACTTAAAGTAA
- a CDS encoding VWA domain-containing protein, whose protein sequence is MIFSTPEYGILFIALALASYLLWRLWRWRKQALRAFADEHMIPQLFRGGRGKCLKFRSVCLLLALFFMIIALMAPQWGEEEQKLKREGLDIVFALDLSNSMNAEDIAPSRIDKAKKFINSFLSQLGGDRVGLVIFAGEAYAVSPLTTDYTSLHSSVSALETDLIWNQGTNLSAAIDKSLQILGKNPETSKAIILISDGEDHEEGISQAIKKAKAQHTQIFTMGIGGESPVPIPMYDSYGAMEYKLDDEGNTVLSRFEGEELRKIAEKSNGAYIKIGAVNQSVKELKDALSNLDKKSLAEVSSRNKKQQFQYFVALALLFLFIYTLTPIELKKD, encoded by the coding sequence ATGATTTTCAGTACCCCAGAATACGGCATACTCTTCATTGCCTTAGCCCTAGCCAGTTACTTGCTTTGGCGCTTGTGGCGGTGGCGCAAACAGGCCTTGCGTGCCTTTGCCGATGAACATATGATTCCGCAATTATTCAGAGGAGGGAGGGGTAAGTGTTTAAAATTTAGGAGTGTATGCTTGCTTTTAGCCCTGTTTTTTATGATAATTGCCTTGATGGCACCACAGTGGGGCGAGGAGGAGCAGAAGCTAAAACGCGAAGGCTTAGATATTGTCTTCGCCCTTGATTTATCCAATAGTATGAATGCCGAAGATATCGCACCTTCTAGAATTGATAAGGCTAAAAAATTTATAAACAGCTTTTTATCTCAGCTTGGGGGCGACCGCGTGGGGCTTGTCATTTTTGCAGGTGAGGCCTATGCCGTATCGCCTCTCACCACGGATTACACCTCGCTCCACTCCTCGGTTTCGGCTTTGGAGACAGATTTAATTTGGAACCAAGGGACTAATTTATCCGCCGCGATAGATAAATCATTGCAAATTTTAGGTAAAAACCCAGAGACTTCCAAAGCCATTATCCTAATTTCCGATGGCGAAGACCACGAAGAAGGCATTTCTCAGGCGATTAAAAAAGCCAAAGCACAGCATACACAGATTTTCACAATGGGGATTGGAGGCGAGAGCCCCGTGCCGATTCCTATGTATGATTCTTACGGTGCGATGGAATACAAGCTTGATGATGAGGGCAATACCGTTTTGTCGCGATTTGAGGGCGAGGAGCTGCGCAAGATTGCCGAAAAATCCAATGGGGCGTATATCAAAATAGGCGCTGTCAATCAATCTGTTAAAGAGCTGAAAGATGCGTTAAGCAACTTAGATAAAAAATCCTTGGCAGAGGTATCCAGCAGGAATAAAAAGCAACAATTTCAGTACTTTGTAGCCCTAGCGCTTTTGTTTTTATTTATATATACTTTAACACCCATTGAGTTGAAAAAAGACTAA
- a CDS encoding DUF58 domain-containing protein encodes MDAKELIKKVRRIEIKSRRASNHLFMGEYHSSFKGRGMIFSEVRPYQFGDDVRNIDWNKTAHFNEPYVKIFEEERELSLMLVVDISGSNQFGTRKQSKKDTMAEICATLAFSALSNNDKVGLLLFSDEVELYYPPKKGKHNVLKIIRALVEYEPKSTKTNICNALDFLIKTQKRKSLVFLISDFNDDCYQKSIQVLAKKHELTGIRVYDEKEEELPDIGWVHMHDIETGGEKFVNTSSKKVRRKYAENAQKHRNQFFSSLKNAGAGVVEIATDADYNRALLNYFRSHKNR; translated from the coding sequence GTGGACGCCAAGGAATTAATTAAAAAAGTTCGTAGAATAGAAATTAAATCTAGGAGAGCCAGCAATCACTTGTTTATGGGCGAGTATCACAGCTCGTTCAAGGGGCGAGGTATGATTTTTTCGGAGGTGCGTCCGTATCAATTTGGCGATGATGTTCGCAACATCGATTGGAACAAAACGGCACATTTCAACGAGCCGTATGTAAAGATTTTTGAGGAAGAAAGAGAACTTTCCTTGATGCTTGTGGTAGACATCAGTGGCTCCAATCAGTTTGGGACACGCAAGCAATCCAAGAAAGATACCATGGCTGAAATTTGTGCAACTTTGGCATTTTCGGCACTTTCAAACAACGATAAAGTAGGGCTTTTGCTCTTTAGCGATGAGGTAGAATTATACTATCCGCCCAAAAAAGGGAAGCACAATGTGCTGAAAATCATCCGAGCCTTGGTAGAATACGAGCCTAAAAGCACTAAAACCAATATTTGCAACGCGTTGGATTTTTTAATTAAAACCCAAAAGCGAAAATCTTTGGTATTTTTAATTTCAGATTTTAACGATGATTGTTACCAAAAGAGCATTCAAGTTTTAGCCAAAAAACATGAATTAACGGGAATTCGCGTCTACGACGAGAAAGAAGAAGAACTTCCCGACATTGGCTGGGTGCACATGCACGATATAGAAACGGGTGGCGAGAAATTTGTAAATACTTCCTCTAAAAAAGTGCGGCGTAAGTATGCTGAAAATGCCCAAAAACACCGAAATCAGTTTTTTTCAAGTCTGAAAAATGCAGGCGCAGGAGTGGTGGAAATCGCAACGGACGCTGATTATAATCGAGCGTTGCTTAATTATTTTAGAAGCCATAAGAATAGATAA
- a CDS encoding VWA domain-containing protein, which yields MSHIEFVNPWFLIFLVLLPLLLLGRKFYGKKQNQALQMPSLSAFSSAEPWYKWVPPALYALRLLAISLLIVALARPRKVEIGTHVRADEGVDIMLVVDVSLSMLARDLKPTRLDALKSVAEDFVKKRPTDRIGIVIYSGSAINIVPLTTDKSVLVQAVRNLDSNEHLVRGTAIGVGLATAVNHLEHSRAKSKVVLLITDGFEDADFYDSEAVYISPQDASKIAREKQIKVYTIGIGTSGYVLPPIGAENIPQNKLKLDENLLKYIANDTKGLYFRATDNERLKAIYEEINQLEKSKISETKYYDYTEYYRTFVVWAFILLCIEIISRTLIFKQLTE from the coding sequence ATGAGCCATATAGAATTTGTAAATCCTTGGTTTTTAATTTTTTTAGTCCTTTTGCCACTATTGTTGCTAGGGCGTAAATTTTATGGCAAAAAACAAAATCAAGCCTTGCAGATGCCAAGTTTATCGGCATTTAGCTCGGCAGAACCTTGGTATAAATGGGTGCCGCCCGCGCTTTATGCCTTGCGCCTTTTGGCTATAAGTCTGCTTATTGTGGCGCTGGCTCGCCCGCGCAAGGTGGAAATTGGCACGCATGTGCGCGCTGATGAGGGGGTAGATATTATGTTGGTGGTAGATGTTTCGCTTAGTATGCTTGCGCGAGATTTAAAACCAACGCGTCTAGACGCGCTGAAATCCGTGGCAGAAGATTTTGTAAAAAAACGCCCAACGGATAGGATTGGCATTGTGATTTACTCAGGGAGCGCCATCAATATTGTGCCTCTCACCACGGATAAATCAGTGCTAGTGCAGGCTGTGAGAAATTTGGATAGCAATGAGCATCTCGTTCGCGGTACGGCCATAGGCGTGGGCTTGGCCACAGCGGTGAATCATTTAGAGCATTCAAGGGCTAAGAGCAAGGTGGTTTTGCTCATTACAGATGGCTTTGAAGATGCAGATTTTTACGATTCCGAGGCGGTGTACATCAGCCCACAAGATGCCTCAAAGATTGCCCGCGAAAAGCAAATTAAGGTCTACACCATCGGAATCGGAACCTCGGGCTATGTGCTGCCACCCATCGGGGCGGAAAATATTCCTCAAAATAAATTAAAATTAGATGAAAATCTGCTCAAATACATTGCTAATGATACCAAGGGCTTATATTTTAGAGCTACTGATAATGAGCGCTTAAAGGCTATTTATGAAGAAATAAATCAATTAGAAAAGTCAAAAATTAGTGAAACGAAATACTACGACTACACTGAGTATTACCGCACTTTCGTAGTGTGGGCATTTATTTTGCTATGCATAGAAATCATAAGCAGAACATTAATCTTTAAACAATTAACGGAATGA
- a CDS encoding IS982 family transposase, with protein sequence MINYHKITDIFCIVDDFCNDFEKFTQPFTLGKSPKKKPKMSNAEVITIMILFHLSGFRTFKHFYIYYVQKHMQQEFPQTVSYNRFTELMQSNIMALTMFAKTCALGSCTGISFVDSTPIRVCGNKRIKRNKVFKDLATTGKSTMGWFHGFKLHLVINDKGEILSFCVTQANVDDREPLKNEGFLKQIFGKLFGDKGYISEKLNQLLFVDGIQLITNIRNNMKNSLMTMSDKILLRKRSIIETVNDELKNICQIEHSRHRSIGNFMTNLVAGIIAYHFLPKKPSLKYESLKTNQLAMFY encoded by the coding sequence ATGATTAATTACCACAAAATTACGGATATTTTTTGTATTGTTGATGACTTTTGTAATGATTTTGAAAAATTCACTCAGCCTTTTACTCTCGGAAAGTCTCCCAAAAAGAAGCCCAAAATGAGTAACGCTGAAGTAATCACCATAATGATTCTTTTTCATCTAAGTGGCTTTAGAACTTTTAAGCATTTTTACATTTACTATGTTCAAAAGCATATGCAACAGGAATTTCCTCAAACGGTCTCTTATAACCGATTTACCGAACTTATGCAATCCAATATCATGGCTCTTACCATGTTTGCAAAAACCTGTGCTTTAGGAAGTTGCACAGGGATTTCTTTTGTGGATAGTACGCCAATAAGAGTATGTGGAAACAAAAGAATTAAACGCAACAAAGTATTCAAAGACCTAGCTACAACGGGGAAATCTACTATGGGTTGGTTTCATGGATTTAAACTCCATTTGGTCATTAATGATAAAGGCGAGATATTGAGTTTTTGCGTAACGCAGGCGAATGTAGACGATAGAGAACCACTGAAAAATGAAGGTTTTTTGAAGCAAATTTTTGGTAAACTGTTTGGGGACAAAGGTTACATCTCCGAAAAGTTGAATCAATTACTCTTTGTGGATGGTATTCAACTGATTACCAACATCCGAAACAACATGAAAAACTCTCTTATGACTATGTCTGACAAAATTTTGCTTAGAAAACGCTCCATCATAGAGACGGTGAATGACGAGCTAAAAAACATTTGCCAAATTGAGCACTCCAGACATCGTTCAATAGGAAATTTTATGACCAACTTAGTGGCAGGGATTATTGCCTATCACTTTCTTCCTAAAAAACCATCATTAAAATATGAATCTCTGAAAACTAATCAATTAGCTATGTTTTATTAA
- the efp gene encoding elongation factor P, with the protein MATTSDIRKGMCIEWNNDTYKIIEFLHVKPGKGPAFVRTKLKSVTNGKVLDNTFSAGHKIDEVRVETRKYQYLYDDENGFHFMNNDDFTQVYLSKDMIENPEFMKNGEEVTIIFRADDETPLSAELPATVIMEITHTEPGVKGDTATNATKPATTETGAEIRVPLFIQEGDKVKISTEDGSYQERIKE; encoded by the coding sequence ATGGCAACAACATCAGATATCAGAAAAGGAATGTGTATCGAATGGAATAACGATACCTACAAAATCATTGAATTCCTACATGTAAAACCAGGCAAAGGCCCAGCCTTCGTGCGCACCAAGCTCAAAAGTGTAACCAATGGAAAAGTGCTAGACAACACATTCTCCGCAGGGCATAAAATAGATGAAGTGCGCGTAGAAACTAGAAAATACCAATACCTTTACGATGATGAAAACGGGTTCCACTTTATGAACAATGATGATTTCACACAAGTGTACCTAAGCAAGGATATGATTGAAAACCCAGAGTTTATGAAAAACGGAGAGGAGGTAACCATCATCTTCCGTGCCGACGATGAAACGCCACTCTCTGCCGAGCTTCCAGCCACCGTAATTATGGAAATCACTCATACAGAGCCAGGCGTAAAAGGTGATACAGCAACCAATGCCACCAAGCCCGCCACCACAGAAACTGGTGCAGAAATCCGCGTACCGCTCTTTATCCAAGAGGGCGACAAAGTGAAAATCAGCACAGAAGATGGCTCTTACCAAGAACGTATTAAAGAATAA